The proteins below are encoded in one region of Hordeum vulgare subsp. vulgare chromosome 3H, MorexV3_pseudomolecules_assembly, whole genome shotgun sequence:
- the LOC123444693 gene encoding zinc finger protein VAR3, chloroplastic: protein MGSASKLLSSLLLTSSPLRLRPSAAAFALILSSRTAASRRQHLLSSPSPLRTLSTSAAAAAASPLPYSSSSASSTPPPHVPFPDWSRLVDRLAAAGYAARAPSPADELAVPSGSGLSAEAESAVSSCLAFARDRPDLLRSLPTKDVEVVVSNVAPALFKRGEESAQRLQQYLAGEDDNAIQSVRAETVDIVRYLLSYTYGSSNNYLEDKELTDSAVRNILAELVNFSGLPHTSSFVESTVDNQPERFSRHPGQNVEMKRGDWICTRCSFMNFARNARCLECNEHRPKKMLTGGEWECPQCEFYNYGRNMSCLRCACKRPATTASAGAGLGGVADLLSVTNAGRSDIERKLAENDEKAERWLSKVSQLDDSADLSSLAADEDFPEIMPMRKGVNKFVVSTRKTPLERRLSSAQYSSNNSPQATASDSKISQTLDRILGRSASTSAPSNQSDNGGVDAGPPRKLTGHLGDIDPVPFVPLSADLFTKPQNANSNEQADTDCQINKETGSSTPDTTQASTGRRDVDKSLDTAEKWSKKVAELDSVNDLSSAISDEDFPDIMPMRKGENRFVISKKKDRSLASPQYKRRSVLEQADNSDFVPFVPFPPDYFAKKDAPAESTPDTGTVSESPPSADKLPETNASPGNSGNSQNTSQVIGPQRSSNMTNENWNRNYSQQSSSTGGYTQGGSSSQQYQQQPYDVGDRSSRTSNTSAWNPNYSQGTFNDGRGGSSNYQHQQQPQELGDQSIRTSNTGALNTNYSQGRFNDGRGGSSNYQHQQQPREMGDRSSGISNTGAWNTNHSQDSFNDGRGGSSNYQQQQQLHGMGDQSSGTSNTGAWNTNYPQGRFNDGRGGSSNYQYQQQPHQTGGRPSGTLDTHAPNSNYSQGSFNEGRDTSTYNHGSYSTQPSYAPGYSNNSNSNAWSSNNNQNWSGSHPDTRATTTGIGSTNPNQATGYSSYGSGGYTGKSLEGSAVKDPDPLDMSEEAKAERWFRRAAQIKDISELANIPDEDFPEIMPMRKGVNRFVVSKRKTPLERRLTSPQYRRNLPIVSSEPDKDGS, encoded by the exons ATGGGCAGCGCCTCCAAGCTGCTCTCCTCCCTCTTGCTCACCTCCTCCCCGCTCCGTCTCcggccctccgccgccgccttcgCGCTCATCCTCTCCTCGCGCACCGCGGCATCCCGCCGCCAACACCTgctctcctccccctctcccctccgcaCGCTCTCcacctcggccgccgccgccgccgcctcacccCTTCCCTACAGCTCCAGCTccgcctcgtcaactccaccgccCCACGTCCCTTTCCCTGACTGGTCCCGCCTCGTGGACCGCCTCGCGGCCGCCGGTTACGCAGCCCGCGCCCCCTCCCCCGCCGACGAGCTCGCCGTCCCCTCCGGCAGCGGCCTGTCGGCCGAGGCGGAGTCCGCTGTGTCCTCCTGCCTGGCCTTCGCGCGCGACCGGCCCGACCTTCTCag GTCGCTGCCCACGAAGGATGTCGAGGTTGTGGTGTCTAACGTTGCACCGGCTCTCTTCAAGAGAGGGGAGGAATCTGCGCAGCGGCTGCAGCAATACCTCGCCGGTGAAGATGACAAT GCAATTCAATCAGTCAGAGCGGAAACTGTGGACATCGTTCGGTACTTGTTAAGTTACACATATGGTTCGTCAAACAACTATTTGGAAGACAAAGAACTCACTGATTCAGCTGTGAGAAATATCTTGGCTGAGCTAGTTAATTTTAGTGGACTTCCCCACACCTCCAGTTTTGTGGAGTCAACAGTTGATAATCAACCTGAGCGATTCTCTAGGCATCCAGGACAAAATGTTGAGATGAAACGTGGTGATTGGATTTGCACAAG ATGTAGCTTTATGAACTTTGCAAGAAATGCGAGGTGCCTTGAGTGCAATGAGCATCGGCCAAAGAAGATGTTGACTGGCGGAGAGTGGGAATGCCCTCA GTGTGAATTCTATAATTATGGGAGGAACATGTCGTGCTTAAGATGTGCTTGCAAAAGACCAGCGACAACTGCATCTGCTGGTGCTGGTTTAGGCGGTGTGGCGGATCTTCTTAGTGTAACCAATGCTGGTAGATCTGACATTGAgagaaaacttgctgaaaatgatGAGAAGGCAGAAAGATGGTTGAGCAAAGTATCTCAACTTGACGATTCTGCTGATTTGAGTAGTCTGGCAGCTGATGAGGATTTTCCTGAGATTATGCCTATGAGGAAGGGGGTCAATAAATTTGTAGTTAGCACACGCAAGACACCATTGGAGAGAAGATTGTCAAGTGCACAGTACAGCAGTAATAATAGCCCTCAAGCAACAGCATCCGACTCCAAGATTAGTCAAACTTTAGACAGGATACTTGGGCGTTCTGCATCTACCTCTGCCCCAAGCAACCAATCTGATAATGGGGGTGTAGATGCTGGGCCTCCCAGGAAATTAACAGGCCATCTTGGTGATATCGACCCTGTTCCTTTTGTGCCATTATCTGCTGATCTGTTTACCAAGCCACAGAATGCAAACAGTAATGAACAGGCAGATACGGACTGCCAAATAAATAAGGAAACTGGAAGTTCCACACCGGATACCACACAGGCCTCAACTGGGAGGAGGGATGTCGATAAATCGCTAGATACTGCTGAGAAATGGTCCAAGAAAGTCGCAGAACTCGACAGTGTAAATGACCTTTCAAGTGCTATTTCTGATGAAGACTTTCCTGATATTATGCCAATGAGGAAAGGAGAGAATCGGTTTGTTATTAGTAAGAAAAAAGACCGGTCACTGGCATCACCGCAGTACAAGAGGCGCAGTGTGCTTGAGCAGGCTGACAATTCCGATTTCGTCCCATTTGTTCCGTTCCCCCCTGATTATTTTGCCAAGAAAGATGCGCCAGCAGAGAGCACTCCAGATACAGGAACAGTATCAGAAAGTCCTCCATCAGCTGATAAGCTACCAGAAACAAATGCTTCACCAGGAAATTCGGGAAATAGCCAAAACACCTCACAGGTGATTGGCCCTCAGCGAAGTAGCAACATGACTAATGAGAACTGGAATAGAAATTACTCTCAGCAGAGCTCGAGTACAGGTGGTTATACACAGGGTGGAAGCAGCAGCCAGCAGTATCAACAGCAACCTTATGATGTGGGTGATCGATCGAGTCGAACTTCGAATACCAGTGCTTGGAACCCAAACTACTCCCAGGGGACGTTTAATGATGGAAGAGGAGGATCTAGCAACTATCAGCATCAACAGCAACCCCAGGAGCTAGGCGATCAATCTATTAGAACTTCGAATACTGGTGCTTTGAACACAAACTACTCACAGGGGAGGTTTAATGATGGCAGAGGTGGATCTAGCAACTATCAGCATCAACAACAACCTCGTGAGATGGGTGATCGATCTAGTGGAATTTCGAATACTGGAGCTTGGAACACAAACCACTCACAGGATAGTTTTAATGATGGCAGAGGTGGATCTAGCAACtaccagcaacaacagcaacttcatggGATGGGCGATCAATCTAGTGGAACTTCAAATACTGGTGCTTGGAACACAAACTACCCACAGGGCAGGTTTAATGATGGCAGAGGTGGATCCAGCAACTACCAGTATCAGCAGCAACCTCATCAGACGGGTGGTCGACCCAGTGGCACTTTGGATACCCACGCTCCAAACTCAAACTACTCTCAGGGGAGCTTCAACGAGGGCCGAGATACATCTACTTATAATCACGGCAGCTACTCTACACAACCGTCTTATGCGCCCGGTTACAGTAATAATAGCAACAGCAATGCttggagcagcaacaacaaccaaaattggAGTGGTTCACATCCTGATACTAGGGCTACCACTACCGGCATTGGTTCCACAAACCCTAATCAAGCAACAGGCTACTCAAGCTACGGAAGTGGAGGTTATACTGGAAAGAGCTTAGAAGGCTCTGCTGTGAAGGACCCTGATCCTCTGGACATGTCCGAGGAAGCCAAGGCCGAGAGATGGTTCAGGAGGGCAGCCCAGATAAAGGACATCTCCGAGCTCGCCAACATCCCCGATGAGGACTTCCCTGAGATAATGCCGATGAGGAAGGGGGTGAACAGATTCGTTGTGAGCAAGCGGAAGACGCCGTTGGAGAGGAGATTAACCTCTCCTCAGTACAGAAGGAACCTGCCGATCGTAAGCTCTGAGCCGGACAAAGATGGTAGCTGA